One window of the Corynebacterium glutamicum ATCC 13032 genome contains the following:
- a CDS encoding malonic semialdehyde reductase, producing MTTVTQDLLALDEDAQNLLFREARTANAFTDEPISDEQIEAIFDLVKWAPTAMNSQPLRVVIVRSEEAKARLVPLMAEGNQAKVAAAPAVALLAADIDFHEEMPKLFPPFPGARDMFEADEASRASSAELNAGLQIGYAIIGIRAAGLAAGPMTGMDADAISKEFFPDGRHRVLVAINMGKPADNAWYDRLPRLEQDEVVETL from the coding sequence ATGACTACAGTTACTCAAGACCTTCTAGCACTTGACGAAGACGCACAGAACCTCCTTTTCCGTGAGGCTCGCACCGCAAATGCTTTCACTGATGAACCAATCTCTGACGAGCAGATCGAAGCAATCTTCGACCTAGTTAAGTGGGCACCAACCGCAATGAACTCCCAGCCTCTGCGCGTGGTAATTGTTCGTTCCGAAGAAGCCAAAGCTCGCCTCGTGCCATTGATGGCAGAAGGCAACCAGGCCAAGGTTGCTGCAGCTCCTGCGGTCGCACTTCTTGCAGCCGACATCGACTTCCACGAAGAAATGCCCAAGCTCTTCCCACCTTTCCCAGGCGCACGCGACATGTTCGAAGCCGATGAAGCTTCACGTGCTTCCTCCGCAGAACTCAATGCTGGCCTTCAGATCGGATACGCCATCATCGGTATCCGCGCAGCAGGTCTCGCCGCTGGCCCAATGACCGGCATGGATGCAGACGCTATCTCCAAGGAGTTCTTCCCAGACGGCCGCCACCGCGTTCTGGTTGCCATCAACATGGGTAAGCCAGCTGACAATGCTTGGTACGACCGCCTGCCACGCCTTGAGCAGGACGAAGTTGTCGAAACCCTCTAG
- a CDS encoding VanZ family protein, with the protein MRAPSTSMIALALIAYSAVMVSLTMLKSFFVIGLLWVPEAHRNRSISLVPFNDFIESSSWFSPLFGYGGNFAFFVPFGVLFYVLLKTSGSWHKNSVIHTMRVGALFSLAIEISQYVFMLGYSDIDDLIFNTLGAGAGALIAKIFGERFFKVWVWLALILAVVFAVLVALGPRLGDPDKVVDLGEAQQLSNTPMHVFA; encoded by the coding sequence ATGAGAGCCCCTTCCACTTCGATGATTGCCCTCGCGCTGATTGCTTACAGCGCTGTCATGGTTTCGTTGACCATGTTGAAATCATTCTTCGTCATTGGATTGTTGTGGGTACCGGAAGCCCATAGGAATCGTTCGATTTCTTTAGTGCCATTCAATGACTTCATCGAATCCAGTTCATGGTTTTCTCCGCTATTTGGTTACGGAGGAAACTTCGCTTTCTTTGTCCCCTTCGGAGTGCTGTTCTACGTCCTGTTAAAAACATCTGGGTCGTGGCATAAGAATTCAGTCATTCACACGATGCGGGTGGGCGCGCTATTTAGCCTGGCTATTGAGATATCTCAGTATGTTTTCATGCTGGGCTACAGCGACATCGATGACCTTATTTTCAATACTCTTGGTGCCGGTGCGGGAGCATTAATTGCCAAGATCTTTGGGGAGAGATTTTTTAAGGTGTGGGTTTGGCTCGCACTGATTCTGGCAGTAGTTTTTGCAGTCTTGGTGGCACTGGGGCCAAGGCTTGGCGATCCCGACAAGGTGGTTGATCTGGGAGAAGCACAGCAATTGAGCAATACTCCCATGCATGTTTTCGCGTGA
- a CDS encoding VanZ family protein has product MSTIHASGIQAPQVPHGSHHAPPQKDESVKKSFNASSLLFAFSFGVYLVLLVMMTLLKSRLSLGGLWNTEAHQYRSIDLELFNGFADPPIWWGPWTNTFGNIALFMPFGFFLYKMLRRFNHRFPFVETILFASVTSLSIEVLQWVFAIGYSDVDDLLFNTIGGLIGASVAALVSLKSSKVVSGIIMGGSLSVMAMMMYSSFIA; this is encoded by the coding sequence ATGTCAACCATTCACGCCTCCGGAATCCAGGCTCCACAAGTGCCACACGGTTCCCACCATGCCCCGCCACAAAAGGACGAATCAGTGAAGAAGAGCTTCAATGCCTCTTCTTTACTGTTCGCGTTTTCCTTCGGCGTGTACCTGGTGCTGCTTGTGATGATGACACTTCTTAAAAGTCGCCTTTCTTTAGGCGGACTGTGGAACACAGAAGCACACCAATACAGATCCATCGACTTAGAGCTTTTCAACGGCTTTGCTGATCCACCAATTTGGTGGGGGCCTTGGACCAACACTTTTGGCAACATCGCACTGTTCATGCCATTTGGGTTTTTCCTGTACAAAATGCTCCGTAGATTCAACCATCGATTCCCCTTCGTAGAAACCATCCTGTTTGCCAGCGTCACCAGCCTCAGTATCGAAGTTCTGCAATGGGTGTTTGCTATTGGATATTCAGATGTCGATGACCTGTTGTTTAATACGATCGGCGGACTCATTGGAGCATCCGTAGCAGCGCTTGTCTCGCTTAAATCCTCCAAGGTAGTCAGCGGAATCATCATGGGCGGTTCACTATCTGTGATGGCGATGATGATGTATTCAAGTTTTATCGCCTAG
- a CDS encoding D-amino acid dehydrogenase, which translates to MSSSGKVIVVGAGIVGLATAWHLQEHGFEVSVLDRDGVAAGSSWGNAGWLAPAKTIPLSEPGLWTYGPKELFNPVSPMHMPLRVDPKLWLFLAQFMAQAFQRKWDSTMADLTEIDKVALEAFDELSIGGVEGLTHEGPFVIGFEEERQSAGFRKEIDGVSRHGQKVEMSRLENPQELAPMLNEQIQVAYRLEGQRFIEPGPYVQSLADAVVKRGGVIRAGAEVVHVAKGDRPAVILADGSREEADKVVVATGAWLPGLTREYGVKTLVQAGRGYSFSVATDIPAKHSVYLPHHRMACTPYEGRFRIAGTMEFRGPDEPFQQGRVDAIVSQAKKVMRGIDFNDRQDEWVGSRPVTPDGRPLIGQTKAENIYVAGGHGMWGVVLGPATGKYLAELMATGNTNPIIKPFDPLR; encoded by the coding sequence ATGAGTTCGTCTGGAAAAGTCATTGTTGTTGGAGCCGGCATAGTGGGTCTTGCCACCGCCTGGCATTTACAGGAGCACGGGTTCGAGGTGAGCGTCCTTGATCGGGATGGTGTCGCTGCAGGTTCTTCGTGGGGTAATGCTGGTTGGTTAGCGCCGGCGAAAACTATTCCGTTGTCGGAGCCGGGGCTGTGGACGTATGGTCCGAAAGAGCTGTTCAATCCGGTGTCGCCGATGCATATGCCACTTCGTGTGGATCCCAAACTGTGGCTTTTCTTGGCGCAATTTATGGCGCAGGCTTTTCAACGCAAGTGGGATTCCACGATGGCGGACCTCACGGAGATCGATAAGGTCGCGCTCGAAGCTTTTGATGAACTGTCGATCGGTGGCGTGGAAGGCCTCACCCATGAAGGTCCATTTGTTATTGGTTTTGAGGAAGAGCGCCAATCGGCGGGTTTCCGTAAGGAAATTGATGGCGTGAGCAGGCACGGCCAGAAAGTGGAGATGTCTCGACTGGAGAATCCACAAGAGTTGGCGCCGATGCTGAATGAGCAAATTCAGGTGGCTTACCGTTTGGAAGGCCAGCGTTTCATCGAGCCGGGTCCATACGTGCAGTCATTGGCGGATGCTGTGGTGAAGCGTGGTGGCGTGATCCGCGCCGGGGCAGAAGTTGTGCATGTGGCGAAGGGTGATCGTCCCGCGGTCATTTTGGCGGATGGTAGCCGTGAAGAAGCGGACAAGGTGGTTGTGGCAACGGGTGCCTGGCTGCCGGGTCTAACGCGTGAATACGGTGTGAAAACTCTTGTTCAGGCTGGTCGTGGCTATTCCTTCTCTGTGGCAACGGATATTCCTGCCAAGCATTCTGTGTACCTTCCCCACCACCGCATGGCCTGCACGCCGTATGAGGGCCGTTTCCGCATTGCGGGCACCATGGAGTTCCGCGGTCCGGATGAGCCGTTCCAGCAGGGCCGGGTGGATGCGATTGTTTCGCAGGCGAAGAAGGTTATGAGAGGTATTGATTTCAACGATCGTCAGGATGAGTGGGTGGGTTCCCGCCCGGTCACTCCGGATGGGCGTCCGTTGATTGGGCAGACCAAGGCGGAGAACATTTACGTTGCCGGTGGTCACGGCATGTGGGGTGTGGTGCTGGGCCCTGCCACCGGTAAGTATTTGGCGGAGCTGATGGCTACGGGCAACACCAACCCGATCATCAAGCCGTTCGATCCGCTGCGTTAA
- a CDS encoding gluconokinase, producing the protein MGSIPTMSIPFDDSRGPYVLAMDIGSTASRGGLYDASGCPIKGTKQRESHEFTTGEGVSTIDADQVVSEITSVINGILNAADHHNIKDQIAAVALDSFASSLILVDGEGNALTPCITYADSRSAQYVEQLRAEIDEEAYHGRTGVCLHTSYHPSRLLWLKTEFEEEFNKAKYVMTIGEYVYFKLAGITGMATSIAAWSGILDAHTGELDLTILEHIGVDPALFGEIRNPDEPATDAKVVDKKWKHLEEIPWFHAIPDGWPSNIGPGAVDSKTVAVAAATSGAMRVILPSVPEQIPSGLWCYRVSRDQCIVGGALNDVGRAVTWLERTIIKPENLDEVLIREPLEGTPAVLPFFSGERSIGWAASAQATITNIQEQTGPEHLWRGVFEALALSYQRVWEHMGKAGAAPERVIASGRVSTDHPEFLAMLSDALDTPVIPLEMKRATLRGTALIVLEQLEPGGTRATPPFGTTHQPRFAHHYSKARELFDALYLKLV; encoded by the coding sequence ATGGGATCAATTCCAACAATGTCCATCCCTTTTGATGACTCACGTGGACCTTATGTCCTTGCTATGGATATTGGTTCCACTGCATCACGAGGTGGACTTTATGATGCTTCCGGCTGCCCAATCAAAGGCACCAAGCAGCGCGAATCCCATGAATTCACCACCGGTGAGGGCGTTTCCACCATTGATGCTGACCAGGTGGTTTCGGAGATCACCTCAGTTATTAATGGCATTTTGAACGCGGCTGATCATCACAACATCAAAGATCAGATCGCCGCTGTCGCGCTAGATTCTTTTGCATCCTCATTAATCTTGGTCGATGGTGAAGGCAATGCGCTCACCCCGTGCATTACCTACGCGGATTCTCGTTCTGCACAGTATGTGGAGCAGCTGCGCGCGGAAATCGATGAGGAGGCCTACCACGGCCGCACCGGCGTCTGCCTGCACACCTCCTACCACCCATCGCGCCTGCTGTGGCTGAAAACTGAGTTCGAGGAAGAGTTCAACAAAGCCAAGTATGTGATGACCATCGGTGAGTACGTCTACTTCAAACTTGCAGGCATCACCGGAATGGCTACTTCGATTGCCGCGTGGAGTGGCATTTTGGACGCCCATACCGGCGAACTTGATCTGACTATCTTGGAGCACATCGGTGTTGATCCGGCTCTGTTCGGTGAGATCAGAAACCCTGATGAACCAGCCACCGATGCCAAAGTTGTCGACAAAAAGTGGAAGCACCTGGAAGAAATCCCTTGGTTCCATGCCATTCCAGACGGCTGGCCTTCCAACATTGGCCCAGGCGCCGTGGATTCTAAAACCGTCGCAGTCGCCGCCGCTACATCCGGCGCCATGCGCGTGATCCTTCCGAGCGTTCCCGAACAGATCCCCTCTGGCCTGTGGTGTTACCGCGTTTCCCGCGACCAGTGCATCGTTGGTGGCGCACTCAACGACGTCGGACGCGCCGTCACCTGGCTGGAACGCACCATTATCAAGCCTGAAAACCTCGACGAAGTGCTGATCCGCGAACCCCTCGAAGGCACCCCAGCTGTCCTGCCGTTCTTCTCCGGGGAACGCTCCATCGGCTGGGCAGCCTCAGCGCAGGCCACGATCACCAACATTCAGGAACAAACCGGCCCTGAACACTTGTGGCGCGGCGTTTTCGAAGCCCTCGCACTCTCCTACCAGCGCGTTTGGGAACACATGGGGAAAGCCGGCGCAGCCCCTGAACGGGTCATCGCATCAGGACGAGTCTCCACCGACCACCCAGAATTCCTCGCGATGCTTTCCGACGCCCTCGACACCCCAGTCATCCCTCTGGAAATGAAGCGCGCCACCCTCCGCGGCACCGCACTTATCGTCCTTGAGCAGCTCGAACCAGGCGGCACGCGCGCGACGCCACCATTCGGCACGACGCATCAGCCGCGCTTTGCGCACCATTACTCCAAGGCAAGAGAGCTTTTCGACGCCCTCTACCTCAAGTTGGTCTAG
- a CDS encoding FAD-dependent oxidoreductase, with product MGTEFDLIVVGFGKAGKTIAMKRSAAGDKVALIEQSPQMYGGTCINVGCIPTKKLLFETATGKDFPDAVVARDQLIGKLNAKNLAMATDKGVTVIDGKATFTASHEITVTSGSDTLVLYAPTIVINTGSTPVIPNVPGTDNPHVFDSTGIQHISPLPKHLAIIGGGPIGLEFATLFSGQGSKVTIIDRGELPLKNFDREVAELAKTDLEARGITFLNNAELTGFSGDLTIALKDHDLLADAALLAIGRRPATDGLGLEQAGIKTGTRGEVLVDAHLRTNIDGIFAVGDVNGGPQFTYVSYDDHRIVLDQLAGTGKKSTAHRLIPTTTFIEPPLSTIGDNTEGENVVVKKALIADMPIVPRPEIINQPHGMVKFFVDKQSDALLGATLYCADSQELINTVALAMRHGVTASELGDGIYTHPATSEIFNQLLGS from the coding sequence TTGGGTACTGAATTTGATCTCATTGTTGTTGGTTTCGGCAAAGCAGGCAAGACTATCGCGATGAAACGCTCGGCAGCGGGGGATAAGGTCGCACTGATCGAGCAGAGTCCACAGATGTATGGCGGTACCTGCATCAATGTAGGTTGCATCCCCACGAAGAAGTTGTTGTTTGAGACTGCAACGGGCAAGGATTTCCCGGATGCGGTTGTGGCGCGTGATCAGTTGATTGGCAAGCTGAATGCCAAGAATCTTGCGATGGCCACAGACAAGGGTGTCACCGTCATTGATGGAAAAGCTACGTTTACAGCTAGCCACGAAATCACAGTAACTTCAGGTAGTGACACTCTTGTGCTGTATGCGCCAACGATTGTGATCAACACGGGCTCCACGCCGGTCATCCCCAATGTCCCAGGCACCGACAATCCGCATGTTTTTGATTCCACTGGCATTCAGCACATTTCGCCCCTGCCGAAGCACCTCGCGATCATCGGCGGTGGCCCCATCGGTTTGGAATTTGCCACGCTTTTCAGTGGACAAGGCTCCAAAGTCACCATCATCGACCGTGGTGAATTGCCGCTGAAAAATTTCGACAGGGAAGTAGCGGAGCTGGCCAAAACCGACCTGGAGGCCCGCGGAATCACCTTCCTCAACAACGCTGAACTCACCGGATTCAGCGGTGACCTCACCATCGCGCTCAAAGACCACGACCTCCTCGCCGACGCCGCACTTCTTGCCATCGGCCGACGCCCGGCCACCGACGGGCTCGGCCTTGAACAGGCGGGCATCAAAACAGGCACGCGTGGGGAGGTGCTTGTCGACGCCCACCTCCGGACCAACATCGACGGCATCTTCGCTGTAGGTGATGTCAATGGCGGCCCGCAGTTTACCTACGTGTCCTACGATGACCACCGCATTGTGCTGGATCAACTAGCCGGAACAGGTAAGAAATCCACTGCACACCGACTGATCCCCACCACCACGTTCATCGAACCGCCGTTATCCACCATCGGTGACAACACTGAAGGGGAAAATGTGGTGGTGAAAAAGGCCTTGATTGCAGATATGCCGATCGTTCCCCGACCAGAGATTATTAACCAACCTCACGGTATGGTGAAGTTTTTCGTCGACAAGCAATCTGATGCGCTGCTCGGCGCGACCTTGTACTGCGCCGACTCCCAGGAGCTCATCAACACCGTGGCGCTTGCCATGCGGCATGGCGTCACCGCCTCCGAGCTTGGCGACGGCATCTACACCCACCCCGCCACCTCGGAGATCTTCAACCAATTATTGGGCAGTTAA
- a CDS encoding VWA domain-containing protein, with protein MPSTANAQTESTSRGVPTMLVLDSSGSMVTPDAGGQSRSDAAKEATNQFIDELAGTLDLGLVTYGGNTGETPEDYEAGC; from the coding sequence GTGCCCTCCACCGCGAATGCGCAAACAGAATCTACATCCCGCGGAGTTCCCACGATGCTGGTGTTAGATAGCTCGGGATCGATGGTGACTCCAGATGCTGGTGGGCAAAGCAGGTCAGATGCCGCCAAAGAGGCTACGAATCAGTTTATTGATGAGCTCGCTGGAACCCTCGACTTAGGTTTGGTGACCTACGGCGGAAACACTGGTGAAACACCAGAAGATTATGAAGCCGGTTGCTAG
- a CDS encoding vWA domain-containing protein — translation MPEGQSGTIVLVSDGIATCTPPPVCEVAAELADQGVDLVINTVGFNVDESARAELECIAQAGNGTYADASDADSLVAELKRAATRTAVGYESDLEQIDGNSSQTSLTPIPDDVELFKADLPALDNKDGEVTQYWSIPVEDYERVQVTTSYVAPVTFGLGNDYLSIRNELLFGDEQDQTCHRSISNDQILDNYGARPLVASVESDVIGDKCDTDELVLAITRSQPFNWEEELPVEIVVKRLNHADTSGLPLGDQQREIPDLDVAAVQTWAPTTGGSWFTNATELTPGEGVEAEIVPGENHVYRLPMATGQQLHGFVEVVENTAPDDPGVTDKLGVAVYSPTRQDAGVDMWTDIAPREGTSEYFAAPVALTYLNMFPAEGGFGTTSKATSTFTFEGDYYLVVHYDDLSGSTIRDASNQQSFPLRYRLAADAFGDAEPGPVFEKVSATTSESSSPSTQPDEPAQNTATEESSTGISPLIVGAIVALILAFAAFASWLVLKGRKK, via the coding sequence TTGCCTGAAGGCCAATCTGGCACCATCGTATTGGTCTCTGATGGCATTGCAACGTGTACGCCCCCTCCAGTGTGTGAGGTTGCTGCAGAACTAGCCGACCAGGGTGTTGATCTGGTGATTAACACTGTTGGATTCAACGTCGATGAGTCTGCTCGCGCGGAACTGGAGTGCATTGCGCAGGCTGGAAACGGTACTTATGCAGATGCGAGCGATGCGGATTCGCTTGTGGCAGAACTGAAGCGAGCTGCCACCCGCACGGCAGTGGGCTATGAATCAGACCTGGAACAAATCGATGGCAACAGCAGCCAAACAAGCCTGACCCCAATTCCAGATGATGTGGAATTGTTCAAAGCCGATCTTCCAGCACTAGATAATAAAGACGGCGAAGTAACTCAGTACTGGTCCATTCCCGTTGAAGATTATGAACGTGTGCAGGTAACCACCTCGTATGTTGCGCCAGTGACTTTTGGACTCGGGAACGACTACCTGAGCATTAGGAATGAACTGCTTTTCGGAGATGAACAAGATCAAACCTGTCATCGTTCGATCAGCAATGATCAAATTCTTGATAATTACGGTGCGCGGCCTTTGGTTGCCAGTGTGGAGTCAGATGTGATTGGAGATAAGTGCGATACCGATGAACTGGTTCTCGCAATCACCAGAAGCCAGCCTTTCAATTGGGAAGAAGAATTACCTGTTGAGATCGTGGTAAAGCGCCTTAATCACGCGGATACGTCAGGGCTTCCACTCGGTGATCAACAGCGTGAAATCCCAGATCTCGACGTGGCCGCAGTACAAACATGGGCACCCACCACTGGCGGATCTTGGTTTACCAACGCTACGGAGCTAACTCCAGGTGAAGGTGTTGAAGCAGAGATCGTACCTGGTGAAAATCACGTTTATCGCCTGCCTATGGCAACTGGTCAGCAGCTGCATGGCTTTGTGGAAGTTGTAGAAAACACGGCACCAGATGATCCTGGCGTGACGGACAAATTGGGTGTTGCAGTGTATTCGCCAACACGACAGGACGCCGGAGTTGATATGTGGACGGATATCGCTCCACGTGAGGGCACCAGTGAGTATTTTGCAGCGCCAGTTGCACTGACTTATCTGAATATGTTCCCTGCTGAAGGCGGATTTGGCACTACTTCTAAGGCCACCAGCACGTTTACGTTTGAAGGCGATTACTACCTCGTTGTGCACTATGACGATCTCAGTGGCAGTACAATCAGAGATGCCAGCAACCAGCAGTCTTTTCCCCTTCGTTATCGCTTAGCAGCGGATGCTTTTGGTGATGCAGAGCCAGGCCCAGTGTTTGAAAAGGTTTCTGCAACCACCTCAGAATCCTCTAGCCCAAGCACTCAACCAGATGAGCCAGCTCAAAATACCGCAACTGAGGAAAGCAGCACTGGAATCTCCCCGCTCATTGTTGGCGCTATCGTCGCACTCATTTTGGCGTTCGCTGCGTTTGCCAGCTGGCTAGTTTTGAAAGGCCGCAAGAAATAA